The Phaeacidiphilus oryzae TH49 region CGTCGATCGCGCACTGGGCGTAGAATTTGGCGGCGTCCTCGGAGCCCACCGGCAGGTAGCAGACCAGAACGTCGACCTCGGCGTCCTTGAGCGCCTGGACGATGTCCACGGGCTGCTCGGCGGACTCCTCGATGGTCTCCCGGTAGTACTTGCCGAGGCCGTCCAGGGTGTGGCCGCGCTGCACGGTGACGCCGGTCGGCGGTACGTCGCAGATCTTGATGGTGTTGTTCTCGCTGGCCGTGATGGCGTGCGCGAGGTCCTGGCCTACCTTCTTGGCGTCCACGTCGAAGGCGGCGACGAACTCGACGTCCCGGACGTGGTAGTCACCGAACTGAACGTGCATCAGGCCGGGGACCTTGGCGGTCGGGTCGGCGTCCTTGTAGTACTCGACGCCCTGGACCAGTGAGGCGGCGCAGTTGCCCACACCCACGATGGCTACGCGAACCGAACCCATTCCGGTTGCTCCCTGTGAAGTCCTCAAGGCTCCGCCGATTTGACGAGGCCTCAGCTGGTTGCTGAAACGGACGGTCCGGGCCGTGGTGGTGCTGCGGACCCGTCCTGTTGACGTGCTCTGTTGTGCGGTCAAGCCGTACTGCGGTTGAGCGGGTGAGCGGAGGGGGCTCCGCGACTCCGTCAGGGGGAGTCGCCGCCGCGCGGCGCGCGATTGCCCCGCTCCGTCTCGATCAGCTCGTTCAGCCAGCGGACCTCTCGCTCCACCGATTCGAGGCCGTGCCGCTGGAGTTCCAAGGTGTAGCGGTCGAGCCGCTCACGGGTCTTGGCGAGCGCGGAGCGCATCCGCTCCAGGCGCTCCTCCAGCCGGTTGCGGCGCCCTTCCAGGACGCGCATCCGGACGGCGCGGTCGGTCTGGCCGAAGAAGGCGAAGTGGACGCCGAACTGCTCGTCCTCCCAGGCGTCCGGGCCGGACTCGGAGAGCAGCTCCTCGAAGCGCTGCTTCCCCTCCGGGGTCAGCCGGTAGACGATCTTCGACCGCTTGCCGTTGATCGCCGTGGCCGGGACGTAGGGGTCGCCCGGATTCTTCTCCTCCATCAGGTAGCCCTGCGCCACCAGGCTCTTCAGGCAGGGATAGAGGGTGCCGTAGGAGAACGCCCGGAACGATCCCAGCAGCACGTTGAGCCGCTTCCGCAGCTCGTAGCCGTGCATCGGCGAGTCGTGCAGCAGGCCGAGTACGGCGAACTCGAGGATCCCCGATCGTCTGCTCATTCCGTGTCCCTCCTCTCCGCACAGCCGGCTCTTATGTCGAGCTGATGTATCGAGCCGATACATCGAGACGATAGAACGAGACCCCCGGAGACCGCAAGACATGACCGGAGGGTGGGGGGCGACGGCACCGTGTGTGCGGGGCGAGCCGGACAGACGAAAACCCCACACCCGTTCTCTGATGGGTTTGCCCGGATTGTCAGTTGATGCCGGATTGGACGCCTAGTACTCCTGCGTACTCTGTCGGCTATGCAGAACGCCGGGAACCATAGGGGCGTATGGTGCGTCCCCGTCCTTGGTGAGGTGCGGCCTATGCGGCCGGCGACCCGGGGGAACCCCGCGCGGGGCCAGACCGTGCGCGGGGCGAGGAACTGGAAGACCGCGTCTAGGTCTGCGGACCTGTCCGAGGAGCAGCTGGAAGCATGAGCGAACACCGGCGAAAGCAGCCGCCGTCCGGAGGCGGCGGCAGAGGCGTCGGCCGGAGCGTCGGGCGCCCGGCCTCAGGTCGCCGAGCGGCGCCCCCGCCTCCCCGACGAACGTCGGCCACCGGTAACGGTTCCGTCGGGGGGCCTGGGGGGCCTGGTGGGCCTGCCGGCCCGGGGGGCCCGGGTGCCTCGGGCACCTTCGGCGGCTACGGCCAGGGGCCGGGTGCCGGCCATCGGGCCGGTCCCGGTGCCGATCCGACGATGGCCCAGCCCAGGATGACCCGCGCCGAGATGCGCCGGGCCGCCCAGTCCGGCGGTCGCGGCGGTGGCGGACGCGGCGGCGGTGGCGGCCGGGGCGCCGGCGGGGGACCGGGCGGGCCCGGCGGTCCGCCCCCGAAACGGTTCATCGACTACCCGCGCTGGGGGAAGCACGGCGTCCGCCGGTTCGTGCCCTCCTGGAAGCAGGTGCTGGGCACGTTCCTGATCGGCGCCGGCGGGATGACCGGCCTGGTCGGCATCGCGTACGCCAACACCTCGGTGCCCAACTGGTCGCCGACCTCCCTGCAGCAGAGCAACGTGTACAAGTGGGCCGACGGCTCCACGATGGCCACGGTGGGTTCGACGAACCGTCAGAACGTCTCGCTGGACAAGGTCCCGACGGACGTCCAGCACGACTTCCTGGCCGCCGAGAACGCCAACTTCTACAAGGACAGCGGCGTCGACTTCACCGGCATCGCCCGGGCCGTGCTGCACATGGCCGAGGGCGGCGAGGTCCAGTCCGGTTCGACGATCACCCAGCAGTTCGTGAAGAACTCGATCATCCAGAACCAGACCCAGTCGGTCACCCGCAAGTTCGACGAGATCCTGACCTCGATCAAGATCAGCCAGCCCGGCAACATGTCCAAGGACCAGATCTTCGCCGGGTATCTCAACACCAACTACTACGGCCGCAGCGCCTACGGCATCCAGGCCGCCGCGCGGGCCTACTTCGGCGTCGACTCCAACCGCCTGAACCTGGCCCAGGGCGCCTTCCTGGCCGCCTCGGTGAACGAGCCGAGCCTGTACCAGAACATCGACACCGACCCCACGGCCAAGCAGACCGCCATCTCCCGCTGGGGATACGTGCTGGACCGGATGGTGGCGGCGCACTGGCTGACCCCGGACCAGCGGGCCAAGTACACCCCGTCGACCTTCCCGAAGACGATCAAGTGGCAGCAGAGCCCCGGGCAGACCGGGCAGACCGGCTACATGATCGATCTGGCCAACCAGTATGTGAAGGACCACTCCAAGGGCGAGATCACCGATGCCGACCTGGCCAAGGGCGGCTACACGATCCACACCACCTTCGACAAGACGAAGACCGCGGCGCTGACCGCGGCGGTGGACAAGACCCGCAAGGCCAGCCTCTCCCCGACCCGCAAGGCCGACAAGAACGTCCAGTTCGGCGGAGCCTCGGTGGACCCCGCGACCGGGAAGATCGAGG contains the following coding sequences:
- a CDS encoding PadR family transcriptional regulator, with protein sequence MSRRSGILEFAVLGLLHDSPMHGYELRKRLNVLLGSFRAFSYGTLYPCLKSLVAQGYLMEEKNPGDPYVPATAINGKRSKIVYRLTPEGKQRFEELLSESGPDAWEDEQFGVHFAFFGQTDRAVRMRVLEGRRNRLEERLERMRSALAKTRERLDRYTLELQRHGLESVEREVRWLNELIETERGNRAPRGGDSP